The following are from one region of the Nocardioides marmotae genome:
- a CDS encoding pyruvate, water dikinase regulatory protein, whose protein sequence is MDANSEQDVVPVFFLSDSTGISAETMGNALLLQFPDLQFERTLIPFIHTVEDAARVVEMLDEVADGPVVPLVFTTAASDEVRAALARTRAPIIDFFEMHMNRVEAILGRRGRREAARLHGVGDIKRYNARMAAVEFTIEHDDGQSLRALEKADVILLAPSRCGKTPTSMYLALQHGLFVANYPLVDEDLDDDDLPEVVRPYLDRCFGLVTTVDRLSRVRNERRPGSRYASPDQCRWELRRADALFRAHRLPVIDSSAKSVEEISALILQTLKASARKQARRQQDASTEGKRP, encoded by the coding sequence ATGGACGCGAACAGCGAGCAGGACGTCGTACCTGTGTTCTTCCTGTCCGACTCCACCGGCATCAGCGCCGAGACGATGGGCAACGCGCTGCTCCTGCAGTTCCCCGACCTGCAGTTCGAGCGGACGCTCATCCCGTTCATCCACACCGTCGAGGACGCCGCCCGGGTGGTGGAGATGCTCGACGAGGTCGCCGACGGGCCGGTCGTGCCGTTGGTGTTCACCACCGCGGCCAGCGACGAGGTCCGGGCCGCGCTCGCGCGGACGCGGGCGCCGATCATCGACTTCTTCGAGATGCACATGAACCGGGTCGAGGCGATCCTGGGCCGGCGCGGCCGCCGCGAGGCCGCCCGCCTGCACGGCGTGGGCGACATCAAGCGCTACAACGCCCGGATGGCGGCGGTGGAGTTCACCATCGAGCACGACGACGGCCAGAGCCTGCGGGCGCTGGAGAAGGCCGACGTCATCCTGCTGGCGCCCTCGCGCTGCGGCAAGACCCCGACGAGCATGTACCTCGCGCTCCAGCACGGCCTCTTCGTGGCCAACTACCCCCTCGTCGACGAGGACCTCGACGACGACGACCTGCCCGAGGTGGTCCGGCCCTACCTGGACCGCTGCTTCGGGCTGGTCACGACCGTCGACCGGCTCAGCCGGGTCCGCAACGAGCGGCGCCCCGGCTCGCGGTACGCCTCGCCCGACCAGTGCCGCTGGGAGCTGCGCCGCGCCGACGCGCTCTTCCGCGCGCACCGGCTGCCGGTCATCGACTCCTCCGCGAAGTCGGTCGAGGAGATCTCCGCCCTGATCCTCCAGACGCTCAAAGCCAGCGCGCGCAAGCAGGCGCGCCGACAGCAGGACGCCAGCACCGAAGGGAAACGCCCATGA
- a CDS encoding monovalent cation/H+ antiporter complex subunit F, translating to MTVVLVVAGAILVVAALLLVVRMTIGPTILDRSVALDVMVAVTVCAIALLTAHTGETYALPVLVVLAGCAFVSAVSVARYTSRSDDLQAENGDDERAAGRRP from the coding sequence ATGACCGTCGTCCTGGTGGTGGCCGGAGCCATCCTGGTGGTCGCGGCCCTGCTGCTCGTCGTCCGGATGACCATCGGGCCCACGATCCTGGACCGCAGCGTCGCGCTCGACGTGATGGTGGCGGTCACCGTGTGCGCGATCGCCCTGCTCACCGCCCACACCGGCGAGACCTACGCGCTCCCGGTGCTGGTGGTCCTGGCCGGGTGCGCCTTCGTCAGCGCGGTGAGCGTCGCGCGCTACACCAGCCGCAGCGACGACCTCCAGGCCGAGAACGGCGACGACGAGCGTGCTGCCGGGAGGCGCCCATGA
- a CDS encoding Na+/H+ antiporter subunit E, with product MSPVLRTRRDGSTRPARYRAVQPLAVLWLTLVWLALWGEVTPVLVIGGVLVAVLVCVMFPLPPIDLASGVRPLALAALVGRFAVDVVRASIQVSGVVLRRRPFRNAVVAVDLESSSDFVMTLVASMLSLVPGSVVVEARRSTHTLFLHVLDVPDRESAEAFRRDALDLEQRVLRALPPRPHKEVRA from the coding sequence ATGAGCCCGGTGCTGCGCACCCGACGCGACGGGAGCACGCGGCCGGCGCGCTACCGCGCCGTGCAGCCGCTCGCCGTGCTCTGGCTGACCCTCGTGTGGCTGGCCCTGTGGGGCGAGGTCACCCCGGTGCTGGTCATCGGCGGCGTCCTCGTCGCGGTCCTGGTCTGCGTGATGTTCCCCCTGCCCCCGATCGACCTCGCCTCCGGCGTGCGGCCGCTGGCCCTCGCCGCGCTGGTCGGGCGCTTCGCGGTCGACGTCGTGCGCGCCAGCATCCAGGTCTCCGGCGTGGTCCTGCGCCGGCGGCCGTTCCGCAACGCCGTCGTCGCGGTGGACCTGGAGAGCTCCTCGGACTTCGTGATGACCCTGGTCGCCTCGATGCTCTCCCTCGTCCCGGGGTCGGTGGTCGTCGAGGCCCGCCGGTCGACCCACACGCTGTTCCTGCACGTGCTCGACGTGCCCGACCGGGAGAGCGCCGAGGCGTTCCGCCGCGACGCCCTCGACCTGGAGCAGCGGGTGCTGCGAGCCCTCCCGCCGCGCCCGCACAAGGAGGTCCGCGCATGA
- a CDS encoding type 1 glutamine amidotransferase domain-containing protein, which translates to MAEQSVSGTTIAFLVSTEGIEQAELTGPWEAVKEAGGTPVLLSTETGEVQAFNHLDKADTFAVDKVVDEVSVEDFDGLVLPGGAPNGDLLRTSESAVSFVRDFVGSGKPTAVICHAPWVLVEADVVRGRRLTSWPSLQTDIRNAGGTWVDEEVVVDGNLVTSRQPDDLPAFNRELLALVAQRP; encoded by the coding sequence GTGGCAGAGCAGTCCGTGTCCGGCACCACCATCGCGTTCCTCGTCTCGACCGAGGGGATCGAGCAGGCCGAGCTCACCGGCCCGTGGGAGGCGGTGAAGGAGGCGGGCGGCACGCCGGTCCTCCTCAGCACCGAGACCGGCGAGGTGCAGGCGTTCAACCACCTCGACAAGGCCGACACCTTCGCGGTGGACAAGGTCGTCGACGAGGTCAGCGTCGAGGACTTCGACGGGCTCGTGCTCCCCGGTGGCGCCCCGAACGGCGACCTGCTGCGGACCTCGGAGTCCGCGGTGTCCTTCGTCCGGGACTTCGTGGGCTCCGGCAAGCCGACCGCGGTCATCTGCCACGCCCCGTGGGTGCTCGTCGAGGCCGACGTGGTGCGCGGCCGGCGGCTCACGTCGTGGCCGAGCCTGCAGACCGACATCCGCAACGCCGGGGGCACCTGGGTCGACGAGGAGGTCGTGGTCGACGGCAACCTGGTGACCAGCCGCCAGCCCGACGACCTGCCCGCCTTCAACCGCGAGCTCCTCGCGCTGGTGGCCCAGCGCCCGTGA
- a CDS encoding Na+/H+ antiporter subunit D → MNALVPLPVLLPILGAGATLALGRHPHIQRWLSLAVLGGVVAIAGVLLYQADQHGPQTVWIGAWPERLGIVLVADRLAALMLLVSALVTLAVLAYSVGQGMTEDEEGAPLSVYHPTFLVLVAGVANAFLAGDLFNLFVSFEMLLFASYVLLTLGGTATRIRAGTIYVLVNLLSSTLFLISLAVTYAATGTLTLADLADKLAELPDHVSLMIQLLLLTTFAIKAAVFPLSFWLPDSYPTAPAPVTAVFAGLLTKVGVYAILRMQTLLFPDSPLTDLLLWAALLTMLVGILGAVAQSDIKRMLSFTLVSHIGYLILGIALDSRAGTAGTTFYVVHHITIQTALFLVLGLVERRAGSTALMRIGGLARIAPLLAVLFFVPAMNLAGIPPFSGFIGKVGLFQAAQDDGSALAWTLVAGGAITSLLTLYAVAKTWAVAFWRTPLEAHEALEAIGATDDAGGEPVPGHDTHAVHAHRGHVHTAGGVVSRADIEEARRLGDDDTPDRDFYTLIEAGDDNRDSPRGMLGPAAALVTASVLLSVVAGPLYALCDRAAADLHDRGPYLTSVLTGEDR, encoded by the coding sequence GTGAACGCCCTCGTCCCCCTCCCGGTCCTGCTGCCGATCCTCGGCGCCGGCGCCACCCTCGCGCTGGGCCGGCACCCCCACATCCAGCGCTGGTTGAGCCTGGCCGTGCTCGGCGGCGTCGTCGCGATCGCCGGCGTGCTGCTCTACCAGGCCGACCAGCACGGCCCGCAGACCGTGTGGATCGGCGCCTGGCCCGAGCGGCTCGGCATCGTGCTCGTCGCCGACCGGCTCGCGGCCCTGATGCTGCTGGTCAGCGCCCTGGTGACCCTCGCGGTCCTCGCCTACTCCGTCGGTCAGGGCATGACCGAGGACGAGGAGGGTGCGCCGCTCTCAGTCTACCACCCGACGTTCCTCGTGCTCGTCGCGGGCGTCGCCAACGCCTTCCTCGCCGGCGACCTGTTCAACCTGTTCGTCAGCTTCGAGATGCTGCTGTTCGCGAGCTACGTCCTGCTGACCCTGGGCGGCACCGCGACCCGGATCCGCGCGGGCACGATCTACGTGCTGGTCAACCTGCTGTCCTCGACGCTGTTCCTCATCAGCCTCGCGGTCACCTACGCCGCGACCGGGACCCTGACCCTGGCCGACCTCGCCGACAAGCTCGCCGAGCTGCCCGACCACGTCTCGTTGATGATCCAGCTGCTCCTGCTGACCACGTTCGCGATCAAGGCGGCGGTCTTCCCGCTGTCGTTCTGGCTGCCGGACAGCTACCCCACCGCCCCGGCGCCGGTCACCGCGGTCTTCGCGGGCCTGCTCACCAAGGTCGGCGTCTACGCGATCCTGCGCATGCAGACGCTGCTGTTCCCCGACAGCCCGCTGACCGACCTGCTGCTGTGGGCCGCCCTGCTGACGATGCTCGTCGGGATCCTCGGCGCGGTCGCGCAGTCCGACATCAAGCGGATGCTGTCCTTCACCCTGGTCAGCCACATCGGCTACCTCATCCTCGGCATCGCGCTGGACAGCCGGGCCGGGACGGCCGGCACCACGTTCTACGTCGTCCACCACATCACCATCCAGACCGCGCTGTTCCTCGTGCTGGGCCTGGTCGAGCGGCGGGCCGGCAGCACGGCCCTGATGCGGATCGGCGGCCTGGCCCGGATCGCGCCGCTGCTCGCGGTGCTGTTCTTCGTCCCGGCGATGAACCTCGCCGGCATCCCGCCGTTCTCCGGCTTCATCGGCAAGGTGGGGCTCTTCCAGGCCGCGCAGGACGACGGCAGCGCGCTGGCGTGGACGCTGGTCGCGGGCGGCGCGATCACCAGCCTCCTGACGCTGTACGCCGTCGCCAAGACGTGGGCGGTCGCCTTCTGGCGGACGCCGCTGGAGGCCCACGAGGCCCTCGAGGCGATCGGCGCCACCGACGACGCCGGCGGGGAGCCGGTGCCCGGGCACGACACCCACGCGGTGCACGCGCACCGCGGGCACGTCCACACCGCCGGGGGCGTGGTCTCCCGCGCCGACATCGAGGAGGCGCGGCGGCTCGGCGACGACGACACCCCCGACCGGGACTTCTACACCCTGATCGAGGCCGGCGACGACAACCGTGACTCCCCCCGCGGCATGCTCGGCCCCGCGGCCGCGCTGGTCACCGCGAGCGTGCTGCTCAGCGTCGTCGCCGGGCCGCTCTACGCGCTGTGCGACCGCGCGGCCGCGGACCTGCACGACCGCGGGCCGTACCTGACCTCGGTGCTGACGGGTGAGGACCGATGA
- a CDS encoding ATP-binding protein, with protein sequence MGRQHDDETCVTMRLPYQPSSVRRARHLLTEDLRRSGLRESVVDDAGLVVSELLTNGLVHGRPNADERIAVSWCLRPDHLWLSVIDGGDVAELRPVDLNDHALSGRGLAIVDHVCESWRFDRTDGTRVTAELAYA encoded by the coding sequence ATGGGGCGCCAGCACGACGACGAGACCTGCGTGACGATGCGGCTGCCCTACCAGCCCAGCAGCGTCCGGCGAGCACGACACCTGCTGACCGAGGACCTGCGCCGCTCCGGGCTCCGGGAGAGCGTCGTGGACGACGCCGGGCTCGTGGTCAGCGAGCTGCTCACCAACGGGCTCGTCCACGGCCGGCCGAACGCCGACGAGCGGATCGCGGTCTCGTGGTGCCTGCGCCCCGACCACCTGTGGCTCAGCGTCATCGACGGCGGCGACGTCGCCGAGCTCCGCCCGGTCGACCTGAACGACCACGCCCTGAGCGGTCGCGGGCTCGCGATCGTCGACCACGTCTGCGAGAGCTGGCGCTTCGACCGGACCGACGGGACGCGGGTGACCGCCGAGCTCGCCTACGCCTGA
- the mnhG gene encoding monovalent cation/H(+) antiporter subunit G: protein MSWTLLADGAAAACFLVGAALTLVAAIGQVRMPDLLSRMHAATKPQVLGTVLVVAGLALRLREPSVLGLLLLVVLLQMATSVVASHMVGRASFRAGQVREDLLVVDDLRDTSAYEEPRGAP from the coding sequence ATGAGCTGGACCCTCCTCGCCGACGGCGCGGCCGCGGCGTGCTTCCTGGTCGGCGCCGCCCTGACCCTCGTCGCGGCGATCGGCCAGGTGCGGATGCCGGACCTGCTGAGCCGCATGCACGCCGCCACCAAGCCCCAGGTGCTCGGCACGGTGCTCGTCGTCGCCGGGCTGGCGCTGCGCCTGCGTGAGCCGTCGGTCCTCGGCCTGCTGCTGCTCGTGGTGCTCCTGCAGATGGCCACCAGCGTGGTGGCCAGCCACATGGTCGGCCGGGCCTCGTTCCGCGCCGGGCAGGTGCGCGAGGACCTGCTCGTGGTCGACGACCTCCGCGACACCTCGGCCTACGAGGAGCCCCGCGGGGCCCCGTAG
- the ppsA gene encoding phosphoenolpyruvate synthase, giving the protein MTSQPTSNIRWFSDLGLADLEEVGGKNASLGEMVSQLADLGVRVPDGFATTSGAFHRFIGETGLAERIAGLLDGLDTDDVRRLAEVGREIRDAVVAQPFPEDLEADIRTAYEQLATASAGAGGEAPSFAVRSSATAEDLPDASFAGQQETFLNVRGIESVLTAIREVFASLYNDRAIAYRVHHGFAHGDVALSAGVQRMVRSDLAASGVMFTMDTESGFTDAVFVTSAYGLGEGVVQGAVNPDEFYVYKPALRAGRPAVLKRGVGGKATKMVYTDDATVGRTTEFVDVSPQESRRLSLTDEEVQELARHALTIEEHYGRPMDIEWGKDGLDGQLYVLQARPETVQSRRTGALERFKIDRAVTQDAPVLVEGRAIGQKIGAGAVRVLSSVEDMHEFNAGEVLVADMTDPDWEPIMKRASAIVTNRGGRTCHAAIIARELGIPAVVGTGSATDALADGREVTVSCAEGDTGLVYEGLLDFEIERTELDSMPEVPVKIMMNVGTPEQAFAFSQLPNAGVGLARLEFIINRQIGIHPKALLDLASDPDSLPADLREEVEELTAAYAGPREFFVQRVAEGVAMIAAAFAPEPVIVRMSDFKSNEYANLVGGERYEPHEENPMIGYRGASRYLSEDFVDCFAMECEALRHVRDEMGLTNVKVMIPFVRTTSEAAGVIELLKKHGLERGKNDLQVVMMCEVPSNAVIAEQFLEHFDGFSIGSNDMTQLTLGLDRDSALVAGSFDERDAAVLHMLELAIRACKAQGKYVGICGQGPSDHPDLARWLLDQGIESMSLNPDTVVDTWLHLAKAAD; this is encoded by the coding sequence ATGACCAGCCAGCCCACCTCGAACATCCGGTGGTTCTCCGACCTCGGCCTCGCCGACCTGGAGGAGGTCGGTGGCAAGAACGCCTCGCTGGGCGAGATGGTCTCCCAGCTCGCCGACCTCGGGGTGAGGGTCCCGGACGGGTTCGCCACCACCTCGGGGGCCTTCCACCGCTTCATCGGCGAGACCGGGCTGGCCGAGCGGATCGCGGGCCTGCTCGACGGCCTCGACACCGACGACGTACGCCGCCTGGCCGAGGTCGGCCGCGAGATCCGCGACGCGGTGGTCGCCCAGCCGTTCCCCGAGGACCTCGAGGCCGACATCCGCACCGCCTACGAGCAGCTCGCCACGGCCTCGGCCGGGGCCGGCGGCGAGGCGCCGTCCTTCGCGGTCCGCTCCTCGGCCACCGCCGAGGACCTGCCGGACGCCTCCTTCGCGGGGCAGCAGGAGACCTTCCTCAACGTCCGCGGCATCGAGTCGGTGCTCACCGCGATCCGCGAGGTCTTCGCCTCCCTCTACAACGACCGGGCGATCGCCTACCGGGTGCACCACGGCTTCGCCCACGGCGACGTCGCGCTCTCCGCCGGCGTGCAGCGCATGGTCCGCTCCGACCTGGCCGCCTCGGGCGTGATGTTCACGATGGACACCGAGTCCGGCTTCACCGACGCCGTCTTCGTGACCTCCGCCTACGGGCTGGGCGAGGGCGTCGTCCAGGGCGCGGTCAACCCCGACGAGTTCTACGTCTACAAGCCGGCCCTGCGCGCCGGTCGCCCCGCGGTGCTCAAGCGCGGCGTCGGCGGCAAGGCGACCAAGATGGTCTACACCGACGACGCCACCGTCGGCCGCACCACCGAGTTCGTCGACGTCTCCCCGCAGGAGAGCCGGCGGCTCTCGCTGACCGACGAGGAGGTCCAGGAGCTCGCTCGCCACGCGCTGACCATCGAGGAGCACTACGGCCGCCCGATGGACATCGAGTGGGGCAAGGACGGCCTCGACGGACAGCTCTACGTGCTGCAGGCCCGGCCGGAGACGGTGCAGTCGCGCCGCACCGGTGCGCTCGAGCGGTTCAAGATCGACCGGGCGGTCACGCAGGACGCCCCCGTGCTCGTCGAGGGCCGCGCGATCGGCCAGAAGATCGGCGCCGGCGCCGTGCGGGTGCTGAGCTCGGTCGAGGACATGCACGAGTTCAACGCCGGCGAGGTGCTGGTCGCCGACATGACCGACCCCGACTGGGAGCCGATCATGAAGCGAGCCTCGGCCATCGTCACCAACCGCGGCGGCCGGACCTGCCACGCCGCGATCATCGCCCGCGAGCTCGGCATCCCCGCCGTGGTCGGCACCGGCAGCGCGACCGACGCCCTCGCCGACGGGCGCGAGGTCACGGTCTCCTGCGCCGAGGGCGACACCGGCCTGGTCTACGAGGGCCTGCTCGACTTCGAGATCGAGCGCACCGAGCTCGACTCGATGCCCGAGGTCCCGGTGAAGATCATGATGAACGTCGGCACCCCCGAGCAGGCCTTCGCCTTCTCCCAGCTGCCGAACGCCGGGGTCGGCCTGGCGCGGCTGGAGTTCATCATCAACCGCCAGATCGGCATCCACCCCAAGGCGCTGCTCGACCTGGCCAGCGACCCCGACTCCCTCCCCGCCGACCTGCGCGAGGAGGTCGAGGAGCTCACGGCGGCGTACGCCGGACCGCGGGAGTTCTTCGTCCAGCGGGTCGCCGAGGGCGTCGCGATGATCGCGGCGGCGTTCGCGCCGGAGCCGGTGATCGTCCGGATGAGCGACTTCAAGTCCAACGAGTACGCCAACCTCGTCGGCGGCGAGCGCTACGAGCCGCACGAGGAGAACCCGATGATCGGCTACCGCGGCGCGTCGCGGTACCTCTCGGAGGACTTCGTCGACTGCTTCGCCATGGAGTGCGAGGCGCTGCGGCACGTGCGCGACGAGATGGGGCTGACCAACGTCAAGGTGATGATCCCCTTCGTCCGCACCACCAGCGAGGCGGCGGGCGTCATCGAGCTGCTCAAGAAGCACGGGCTGGAGCGCGGGAAGAACGACCTCCAGGTCGTGATGATGTGCGAGGTCCCCTCCAACGCGGTGATCGCCGAGCAGTTCCTCGAGCACTTCGACGGCTTCTCGATCGGCTCCAACGACATGACCCAGCTGACCCTGGGCCTGGACCGCGACTCCGCGCTGGTCGCGGGGTCCTTCGACGAGCGCGACGCGGCCGTGCTGCACATGCTCGAGCTCGCCATCCGGGCCTGCAAGGCCCAAGGCAAGTACGTCGGCATCTGCGGGCAGGGGCCCTCGGACCACCCCGACCTCGCGCGGTGGCTGCTCGACCAGGGCATCGAGTCGATGTCGCTCAACCCCGACACCGTCGTCGACACCTGGCTGCACCTGGCCAAGGCCGCGGACTGA
- a CDS encoding Na(+)/H(+) antiporter subunit C — translation MIDVNLTLVVVTAALLGCGVYLLLERSLSRVLVGLVMIGNGVSLGFLVAGGPAGKAPIVGKDGDGAGISDPLPQAMVLTAIVITMATTAFVLAMAYRSWQLNGHDDVQDDVEDATVRRLATIDVTSEAYDATTSEFPGDDSSGDPGEGPHDDPLGADPRTGDPIESDPLRADAAEAKGAGW, via the coding sequence GTGATCGACGTCAACCTGACCCTGGTGGTCGTCACCGCGGCGCTGCTCGGCTGCGGGGTCTACCTGCTGCTCGAGCGGAGCCTCTCGCGGGTGCTGGTCGGCCTGGTGATGATCGGCAACGGCGTCAGCCTCGGCTTCCTCGTCGCCGGCGGCCCGGCCGGCAAGGCCCCGATCGTCGGCAAGGACGGCGACGGCGCCGGCATCTCCGACCCGCTCCCGCAGGCGATGGTGCTCACCGCCATCGTCATCACGATGGCCACGACGGCGTTCGTGCTGGCCATGGCCTACCGCAGCTGGCAGCTCAACGGCCACGACGACGTCCAGGACGACGTCGAGGACGCCACCGTGCGGCGCCTGGCGACCATCGACGTCACCTCCGAGGCGTACGACGCCACGACCTCGGAGTTCCCCGGCGACGACTCCAGCGGCGACCCCGGCGAGGGTCCGCACGACGACCCGCTCGGGGCCGATCCGCGCACCGGCGACCCGATCGAGAGCGACCCGCTCCGCGCCGACGCGGCCGAGGCGAAGGGAGCCGGCTGGTGA
- a CDS encoding LysR substrate-binding domain-containing protein: MTPPFRVGFVTGATPDKWARNWRERRRREPLELVPVTEEDQERVLRDGEVDMCLVRLPVNRDGLHVIALYDELPVAVVGTEHLLTLAEEVTLADLAEEQLVLPHRSGWRPDVPQLDWPPMSVKDAIEVVASGTGVVILPMSVARLHNRKDVEHRVVTDLAPTTVALAWRVERDDEQCQAFVGIVRGRTARSTRG, encoded by the coding sequence GTGACCCCGCCGTTCCGTGTCGGCTTCGTGACCGGCGCGACCCCCGACAAGTGGGCCCGGAACTGGCGGGAGCGCCGCCGCCGCGAGCCCCTCGAGCTGGTCCCGGTCACCGAGGAGGACCAGGAGCGCGTGCTGCGGGACGGCGAGGTCGACATGTGCCTCGTGCGGCTGCCCGTGAACCGCGACGGTCTCCACGTCATCGCGCTGTACGACGAGCTGCCGGTCGCCGTCGTCGGCACCGAGCACCTGCTGACCCTCGCCGAGGAGGTCACGCTGGCCGACCTCGCCGAGGAGCAGCTGGTGCTCCCCCACCGCTCCGGCTGGCGCCCCGACGTACCGCAGCTGGACTGGCCGCCCATGTCGGTCAAGGACGCCATCGAGGTGGTCGCCAGCGGCACCGGGGTGGTGATCCTCCCCATGTCGGTGGCCCGGCTGCACAACCGCAAGGACGTCGAGCACCGGGTCGTGACCGACCTCGCTCCGACGACGGTCGCCCTGGCCTGGCGCGTCGAGCGCGACGACGAGCAGTGCCAGGCGTTCGTCGGCATCGTGCGCGGTCGCACCGCCCGCAGCACCCGGGGGTAG